The DNA region tatttttatttttttataaaatcttttaaaaaaataattttaaaaaaaacctttttttaaAAACTCACTGAATATACCTAAAGTCCCAGTTGTATCCCTTGCATGTAacagtaacaattttttttttcgttgtatGTAACAGTAACAACTTATCCAATTTCCAAATccaattcttctttaattttttggatGGATCCAATTCCAATATTCAAATAGTGTTATATATTTGGGCTAGATTTTGGTATAGGCCTGCAAACTATGGATCTTACAATCATATACCACCAGCCCAACTAGGTTGTTCCATTCGGACCACACTTTTCATTACGTAGTTCCGCTGTGCTGTATCTtgctaattaaaatttaaaaaaaaaaacgattttGCAACATGTAAATAATACATCGTGATATAATAACTATAATTGAGAGTTACCTAATTCATCTCACAAAAAAACTAATGCAtattatttatactaaaataaaaataataatgcatgTTATGATATTTATGTTATAGTAATTAtagtatctaaaaaaaatattattaaaattaaagttatattttttattatttaataatatttttaattaaaaaataaaaaattaccaaaatgtaaaaaaaaaaaaaattaatttctaacaatacttatataataattataaccaCCATAATTGTTGGGCACCATAAACTTTACCTAcataaatagattaaaaatatgtGTTTTATATTGTTCTAAAGTCTCTTTTATTTGGCAATATGTAGCGGCTATGTGAACCTAGAGACATATTCTACTAGTCTTGGCTATGATTTTCTGATCAAGCAATTAGCACCGATTCACAATGCTAATCACACATAGGTGGATGATTTGTCACAAAGTTGGTCAGGTAGAACTAGATTGAATTTTAGAGAGGGCCAAAATTTAATTTtgcaaaaaaaagtaaaataatttttttaagaaaattaaactaaaatttgtatacaatttataaaaaaaaaattaaaatttgaggggcattatcctttttttttgttgCATGATGTTTCGTCCTTAATTTAGAATAATtatctttataaaatatatattaaaatataaaatattttaaacaattatatatttatatataaatatataataatttatttgatgattaagttttttatatatataataagttttaaataaaattaaaaaaattctatttaatttatgccatcagtttgatttattaaatattaacttaACAGGTTAAATATTGATATTTCGTGTCTTATCACATCAACCATTTACGTTGTTACTATGATACTTAATGTAGCAAATTAATGAcaatagttaaaataaaataatgacaatagttaaaataaaaatattttaacttttattgaactaaaactaaaagatataacattaaaaatttaaaaaatgggcAAAACACATTAATAAACTCTTTGAATCACAAAATTACAtagatcttttaaaataaaaaatattacatacaTGTTTTTATAGTCACTTTATGTATATCAAATTGATTAAAGTCGATTTAATCATTGTAATAGTAAATCAAATTCGAACTACTAGAATTATGCATAAATCGAATAGATTAGATTCGATTTAGTTGATTTTGAAGTCCATCCATAATAAATCAAAACTATTGgcttcgaattacacacacaatTTTTGCTCCTAATAATTCGAATTGATGATTCGAATTAAGCACTAATAAATTGAATGGACTTACTTCGATTTACATTGAACGAAAGCTAATGGTAAATTGAATTTATTAGTTTCGATTTAGTGTTTATATACCTATATAAAGAATTCAAATCCACTTGCTTCAAATTACATTTCACCAAATTCCACCCCCCAAAAATGAATTCCAAAGAAAATCTGTGCCAAAAAAATCGTAAAATTAAAATTGTGGAAATAGAAGACGATCCGAACCGTATCTATCGGTTAGACAGCGTCGCCCATATTGATGGTTCCATCCATGAAGagcttaatttctgaaattgaatatctatataaaaaaaaatatgtaatagTTTGCGATGTTAAATCACTTAGAATTTTGTTATATGCGCTACTGAGATTTTTAAACTACAAATAGTAGTTAGAGTAGTGGTTTAATATTTTGCTAGAATTTCAAAAGTACAAATGCATTGTGAAATAGTGATTAACAATGCTTAGTTAGAGTAGTGATTAACAATACTAGAAGTTTTTTTAGGAGTTTAAGTAAATCTAATTTAGATTTCTAATGTTAGATTAAATAGGCAGTAGAAGTGACGAGAATTCCCGGAGATCATGAAAATGCCCAGCTGAGGAGTGATATGCTACCGTAAGTAAGATAAGAAAAAATGTCATAATTCCGCATTTTCACCCTCCACTAGGAAAAATGCAATAGGAACGATATTAGAATTTTCATCCTGAATTATCGCAACCAACAAAGTTCTCCCATATTTACCACACAAATGAGTCCTATCAATACTGACCAACGGCTTACAATACTTGAATGTCTCGATGCACGGTGGAAACGACTAAAAAAGACAGTGAAAAAATGTCGACTCCCCATCAACCTAGTCTCCAACTCACATAAGACTCATCTTCAGAAGAATGACACAGCCTGGCATCGTTATTTGCACACTAAACACCTATCTTGGTAGCTTATTGTAGGCCTCCTCCAAATTCTCATATATTTGCGCGACGATTTTCTGCTTAGCCAACCACACTCTCCTGTACATAGATCTGAACCTAAAATGTGCTTCAATCACATTCTACAGAACCTTGATGGACACAGCCGCATCAGCTCTAATCATAGGAAGGATGAAGGCATATATCACATGATAGTCAAGCTTCCTGTAATCACATGAGATCGAGGTCGCCAAACATGTATGAGGTCCGTTATACCGTCTGACCTCTCAGATACCCTTCCACTGCCGTAGAGTGATCTGAATCAACCATCTGTAACTATTTCTGAACTCCTTGCACTTGTCATAGTATTTGTCATGGTCCAATTCCATCACTTTGTACTCAACCCCACGGCAAATGCTATAAGCCTTCACACATAAGATGAGTTTCTATTTATTCTGAAACTGCTGCCCGACTTGGAACTCAGCTAGATTTGTGGTGTTCTGTGAATCTCTAGCGCCAAATTCGGATTCTACATCCAGTAACCCCTCCGTTCTCATCGCATCTAAATCTAGAGAATAAAAGTGCGGCAGATACTGCTGAGTTTCGGAGTTCGATGCTCCACCAGTCTCAACAGAAATACTTCTCCCTAtatcatcatcactatcatcaTCGATCATGGCGGGCTCGACATCATCCTCGTTCCCAAGGACATCTTTCACCGCATCCAGTTCTCCAACCGTCCCAGAAATCAAAATCATAATAGGGGTATTTATGTTTTAACAGGagtattaattctaatattttttatacgataaaaacataattacaaaattcaaaattatgtaaggatcaaattaaaagtttttaaattataaaatttaattacaaatttaataaaattataaagatttaAATAATTTAACCTATATTAATGTTAGGAGAATGAGTTAAATCACAGAATGCACTGATTTTGTCTTTAACTTTTCAATTGCACTATTTATATCCTCGAAATTGAATAAAATACGCTTAGTTGATCCCTTGTTTATTTTCCAGCCAATTTGCTTGCCGTCGAGAATGACTGTCACTGGACAACGTGAAATGTTGTCGTATTGATTTTGGCGTTAAACCCCTAATGAATAAATATCGTTTTCAAGACTAGGAGAGTTAaaacattcaaattttttatatcaagATGTTAGGATTTTGagtaaaatattttacttttgaaaaagatgaagaagacgaAATGATTACTTTGCTAGGGGAGTTTGAATGTTTTAACTCTCTTAGTGTTAAAATGAGGTTGTTTCATTAGAGGTTTATCACCAAAATTAATACAATAACATTTCATAGTTCTAACGTAGCCATTTGCCATGTTATTTCTGGTGATGGCAAGTAAATTAGCTGAAAAATAAGTAGGGGACAACTAAatgtattttattcaattttaaaaatttaaatagtgCAATTAAAAATTAGGGTGCATTCTATAAATTTTAAGGACCATTTTAGAATTTAACTTTAAGAGAATTCACATAGTAATTCTAAAATTAGAACTAAGagtgaaatttttcaatttttttaattgtttcataaattataattttttattatttattttatatatatatatatatatatatatattatattacttaaaaatataaaataaaaaattacactttatcaaataattaaaaaaaaagaaaaactttgGAGAACCAACTATATTATAAGTCAATTTGGTTAACTcttctttatttctgtttttaaaatttcagaaaatagaaatagtgaaaagttgttttatttttttatgtaactaATGTTTTTTAACTAGTTGACTATAATTGACTATATTCAAATTAATTCTCTAGCAAaatccataaaaaataaattaaaagcatcCATTCCCATTAAAAAAAGGTAATTGTTAACCGAAGTTATTTTTAGTATGAAAATGAAGATAATATTTTGattgaatattgatatttaaaatatattatagtaTTGTAGATGTAAAAAATTGTGTACTGGTTAGAATATTGATACGTGTCCAACACATAGTTTGTGTATTATCAAAATAATGAAACATGTTCAACACGTACTTTGCGTGGTGCAACACGTATGTGTTGACTCTTCACCTACAAAATTTACCCGTTTATAATTACACCAAATAatcctattttcaaaaaaaaaatagcggATTGTTAAATTATAGAAATTAAACGCCATCACATGGCACACGAGGGAATCATCTTGCACCGAAAAACATGGTATTAATGAATGGTTGTTTGTTTCTCCATTTTGAGACTTAAACACACGCATCGATTGAAGGAAACTAATGAAATCTTTTGGTGCAGTGAAGAAAACAATATATATTTTAGTAAAGCGTGTAAGAGTTATTATTTAAGAGAAGATTTAAACCAATGGAAAAGTAGCGTGTCGTGTTATCCGATGTAATGAAGTAGATAATAACCAATCATCTTACGAAATTAAGAGTGCACTCGGCAGTTACGGAAACCgtttatatcatattatatatacacGTGTATGTGTACGATTCTGTTTATAGAAACAGGTGGAGGAACGAGGGTAACAATCATTTTATGGAACTGTCCACATCTTGCGCCATACAATTATATGAAAGCACTCAATCTACTTAACTGTTTGAGTGTTTAGTCTTGAGTGATTCAGCACCACTATAATCTTTGCAGATGGGAAGCTTCCCAGAGATAGAGCATGTGGTGGAAGTTCCACTCCTCTCCAAGGCCACTTCCACTACTTCCCACAACCACAAGGGTGGCTTCAGAACCTTGCCTTTCATCATAGGTAAACAATGTCAATGGTGCTAAACTCCAAAGTAGTTAGTGAGATTGGATTCGCTGCGTGCACTAAAATAGTCTTCCAAAtctcaattatactaattatgtCTCGGAATTGACAAAAGTGTGTCATATTAGTCCTAACGGCAGGATGAGTcatttgatgaaaaaaaaaaggttgaggGAAGATCTAAAAAACGTAATTGGTGGAATTGAGATTTCAAAGACTATTTTACGGTACGCGATCAGTGCCATTTGGGGCTTAACTCTGGTGAATGATGTAGATGTAGTTGGGTCTAATAATTAATTGATGTGTGATTTTGTGGCAGCAAATGAGGCATTTGAGAGGCTGGCTAGCATTGGACTAATGCCTAACATGATATTGTACTTGACAAGAGAGTATGGCATGGAAACTGCTGCTGCCACCAATTTCCTCTTGTTATGGTCTGCTGCCACCAATTTCACACCCCTCATTGCTGCTTTGCTTGCAGACTCTTGTGTCGGTCGATATTCCATGATTGCTTTTGGTTCTGTTACTAGCCTGTTGGTAATTTCCGTTTCCTTTTCATCCGTTTACTACCCATCAAATATTAGGTTACTACTCAGTTTGTTGGATAGTTTTGTCGAACTAATCCAATCTAATCGAGTTAGATTGTATCTGGAAAGTGAATGATATTAAGTATATGAAAAAGTACTGGAAGCCAATtgtaaaattgaattttaaccCTCATTTTTTTAGGAAGATTTAGTATTTAGAGTTAgaatttagaatataaaatttagGATATAAGTTTGAAATTTAGTGTTTAGAATTTAACATTAAAAGGTGTTGCTGATGTTGGCCGAAAAAAGGTGCCTATCTAGTTGAACTCGAGGTATATTTAGTAATTGCTGGCACTCATATGTTACTGAGTACTTAGTTTTGGAAAGTTTTCAAGTATACCGGTATACTGGTGTTTCAGTGAATTTTaatcgttgatcttaattatatatattatatacatttttataattaagattaacggTTAAAAATTACTGAAACACTGGTGTACCGGTACACTTGAAAGTTTTCCCTTAGTTTTACTCATAAGAGTGTTAGTGTAATGGCAGAGGTATGCTATGGCCTCTGAGAGAATCTGAGTTCTATTCTTAAATAGAACACCAGTTGGAGGGATTGTATCTTGGAATTTATTTTGCCAATTTTTgtgtctttagtttttatttaccAAAACCAACTTTTACCTTCAGAATCACTTTTACAGGAACTACTAAACATAattcactttattttttaaaaatcattaatTCTATCATGAAGCAGTGATACAAAGTTAGAAGTTTAATTGTTTTTATCATCTGGATTGAGTAGGGAATGGTTCTTCTATGGTCAACAACCATGATTCCAAGGCAAACTTCCAACCAATTAACCAATGTCTATAACTCCACTTCAACAATGCAACTTTTGATCTTACATTCCTCTTTTGCCCTTATGGCCATTGGAGCTGGAGGCATAAGATCATCCTCTTTAGCCTTCGGTGTTGATCAGTTAAGCATGAAGGACAAAGATGGGAATGTTAAGGAAAGTTACTTCGGATGGTACTATGCTTCGGTCACATTGTCAATACTTCTTGGTCTAACTGGTGTTGTTTACATTCAAGAAACCATAGGATGGAAAGTGGGGTTCGGAATTCCTGTTATCTTAATGTTCATATCGACTATATCGTTTTTCTTAGCTTCTCCATTTTATGTCAAGCTAGAGACCAAAAAGAACATGGTGAGTGGGTTAGCTCAGGTCATTGTAGCCTCTTATAGAAATAGACTTGTTCAGTTGAATCAGGAATATGGAAATTTGACATACTACCATGAGAAGGATTCGATTCTCCTAGTGCCAAGTGAAAGTTTGAGGTATGATTTGGTTCCTTTTGTCTTATTTATCATCATGCATTGATAAGATCAGATTGCTATGGACATAGTTACTAATTGCATCAAATCAGAAACTTTTTTTTAATCATGAAATTCTGAAATTGTTCACTAGCCTCTTGATCTGACTTTATGGAAGATAAATTCATGGGACTAAAATGAGCACATTTGAAATTATAGGAAATTTTACACTGTACAGAAGCATCAAACTGAAAATGTTATATTATATAAGTAGAGACTTATATAGGGAGTAATGAGACTCGAATCAGTTAATATGGTTGCAACTAATCTAACAGACTTTGGTGACTTAGGGAACAAGTTGGAATTATATCGTGTTAGTCTGTGATCTCTAGGTAGTTATATATACTCTTATGTTTTGAGTGATAGAAACATTGAGATATACTCAAATACTAGTGTGAATCACAACTATCGTCAATATTAAATATTCTTAGTTTTCTCtatgttttcattcttctttgctgCACAATTCTGACTAGGTTTCTCAACAAAGCATGCATGATTAAAGATCCCTCACAAGATCTCAAACCAGATGGAAGGCCTTTGAATCCATGGAATCTTTGCACAGTGGATCAGGTGGAAGAACTAAAGGCACTTCTCAGGGTAATTCCAATTTGGACAGCAGGAATCATGCTCACTGTGAATGTTAGCCAAGGTTCTTTCCTGGTGCTCGAGGCATCGTCCATGGACCGACACATCACTTCAAACTTTGAAATTCCTTCAGGCTCCTTTGGAACATTCATGATTATATCGGTAGTACTTTGGGTTATACTCTATGACCGTGTTTTAGTCCCGGCTGCATCGTTGATACTGGGACGGCCGGCATGCTTAGGATCAAAACAGAAAATAGGACTTGGCCTATTTTCATCTTGTGTTTCAATCGCATCATTAGCAATAGTAGAGAACATTAGGCGTGGGATTGCAATCGATCAAGGCTATTCGGAACAACCACAAGCCGTGGTGAACTTGTCCGCCCTATGGCTCCTGCCACGGCAAATCCTTGACGGATTGGCCGAGGCATCAGCCTGCATTGGACAAAACGAGTTCTTTCTGGCCGAGCTTCCCCAATCGATGTCTAGCTTGGCGTCCACGCTAGGTGGCCTGGCAATGTCTGTGGGGAATTTGGCAGCAAGTTTTGTTCTTAGTGGTGTTGATGGTGTTACTGGAGGAGGAGGAAATGAGAGTTGGCTTTCAAGCAACATAAACAAGGGTCATTATGATTACTATTATGCATTCATTTTTAGTTTGTGCATTGCAAATTTTGGATATTTTATTTACTGTAGTAAAGCTTATGGCCCTTGTAAGGGTAATGGAAAGTATAATTTTAAGTAGATAAAGATAGATAGAGAGATATACAGGTGATTGCTTCTTAAAGTTATCCATGGCCTGATGCTATTAGCTTAGATGAATATTATATCGTTAATGTACCAAAATTAAGctatagtaaatataaaaataaaataagaaaatggaCGATATCCTTTCTATTAAGTTGATTTGTTGACTTGTAATCTTTCTAATCATGTTTAGTATATAAAGCCACACATACAGTGTTGCATTagaaatatattattagataacATTTAATAGAGGGGAAAACAGCAATTTTATTAGGgaactaattttattaattaataacccATGAGCAAAGAttaagagagaaaaattaaaagaaaaagaactatttttaaaaatgaataaacAAACAAATGGGGATGTAGCTCAAATGGTAGAGCGCTCGCTTTGCATGCGAGAGGCACGGGGTTCGATCCCCCGCATCTCCACCCcaaactttttgttttcttctcttttttcggTCATGGTTTTCCTAGTTCAATAATCACTACTGCAACAAATTACTGTTTTTGTTTATTATGTTTTTGGATGGTGCAgcaaattctttcttttctttttggactTTAGTTCAATCAATTAGGCAATTCTGTTCTAGAATCAATACTTGATGGGTTGGACTTAGGGATCAGGAAATGGACCTCGATGATATGCTCTATTTCCCTGAAGGGTGAAGGCATTATGGCATTTTCATTATCTCTTTCTTTACACAATGTCTTAGTTTAGTGGTCATCATTTATCCCTTATAAT from Arachis hypogaea cultivar Tifrunner chromosome 10, arahy.Tifrunner.gnm2.J5K5, whole genome shotgun sequence includes:
- the LOC112716131 gene encoding protein NRT1/ PTR FAMILY 1.2 isoform X3, which produces MMFIATFGTLFILGMVLLWSTTMIPRQTSNQLTNVYNSTSTMQLLILHSSFALMAIGAGGIRSSSLAFGVDQLSMKDKDGNVKESYFGWYYASVTLSILLGLTGVVYIQETIGWKVGFGIPVILMFISTISFFLASPFYVKLETKKNMVSGLAQVIVASYRNRLVQLNQEYGNLTYYHEKDSILLVPSESLRFLNKACMIKDPSQDLKPDGRPLNPWNLCTVDQVEELKALLRVIPIWTAGIMLTVNVSQGSFLVLEASSMDRHITSNFEIPSGSFGTFMIISVVLWVILYDRVLVPAASLILGRPACLGSKQKIGLGLFSSCVSIASLAIVENIRRGIAIDQGYSEQPQAVVNLSALWLLPRQILDGLAEASACIGQNEFFLAELPQSMSSLASTLGGLAMSVGNLAASFVLSGVDGVTGGGGNESWLSSNINKGHYDYYYAFIFSLCIANFGYFIYCSKAYGPCKGNGKYNFK
- the LOC112716131 gene encoding protein NRT1/ PTR FAMILY 1.2 isoform X2, whose translation is MMFIATFGTLFILMGSFPEIEHVVEVPLLSKATSTTSHNHKGGFRTLPFIIANEAFERLASIGLMPNMILYLTREYGMETAAATNFLLLWSAATNFTPLIAALLADSCVGRYSMIAFGSVTSLLGMVLLWSTTMIPRQTSNQLTNVYNSTSTMQLLILHSSFALMAIGAGGIRSSSLAFGVDQLSMKDKDGNVKESYFGWYYASVTLSILLGLTGVVYIQETIGWKVGFGIPVILMFISTISFFLASPFYVKLETKKNMVSGLAQVIVASYRNRLVQLNQEYGNLTYYHEKDSILLVPSESLRFLNKACMIKDPSQDLKPDGRPLNPWNLCTVDQVEELKALLRVIPIWTAGIMLTVNVSQGSFLVLEASSMDRHITSNFEIPSGSFGTFMIISVVLWVILYDRVLVPAASLILGRPACLGSKQKIGLGLFSSCVSIASLAIVENIRRGIAIDQGYSEQPQAVVNLSALWLLPRQILDGLAEASACIGQNEFFLAELPQSMSSLASTLGGLAMSVGNLAASFVLSGVDGVTGGGGNESWLSSNINKGHYDYYYAFIFSLCIANFGYFIYCSKAYGPCKGNGKYNFK
- the LOC112716131 gene encoding protein NRT1/ PTR FAMILY 1.2 isoform X1, with the translated sequence MLITHRWMICHKVGQMGSFPEIEHVVEVPLLSKATSTTSHNHKGGFRTLPFIIANEAFERLASIGLMPNMILYLTREYGMETAAATNFLLLWSAATNFTPLIAALLADSCVGRYSMIAFGSVTSLLGMVLLWSTTMIPRQTSNQLTNVYNSTSTMQLLILHSSFALMAIGAGGIRSSSLAFGVDQLSMKDKDGNVKESYFGWYYASVTLSILLGLTGVVYIQETIGWKVGFGIPVILMFISTISFFLASPFYVKLETKKNMVSGLAQVIVASYRNRLVQLNQEYGNLTYYHEKDSILLVPSESLRFLNKACMIKDPSQDLKPDGRPLNPWNLCTVDQVEELKALLRVIPIWTAGIMLTVNVSQGSFLVLEASSMDRHITSNFEIPSGSFGTFMIISVVLWVILYDRVLVPAASLILGRPACLGSKQKIGLGLFSSCVSIASLAIVENIRRGIAIDQGYSEQPQAVVNLSALWLLPRQILDGLAEASACIGQNEFFLAELPQSMSSLASTLGGLAMSVGNLAASFVLSGVDGVTGGGGNESWLSSNINKGHYDYYYAFIFSLCIANFGYFIYCSKAYGPCKGNGKYNFK